GCCCCGCCGACCTGGACGTCGCCCACTGCTCGACGGCGCTCGCGCTGCTGCACGGGCCGGAGCACGGGCTCGGGTTCCGGGACCGCTACGAGGCCCACGGCGGACGTCGGCTCGCGGAGGGCACGGATCACCTGTACTGGCGGCTGCTCGACTCCCTCGCCTACGCCCCCGACGCCGGGAAACTGGCGGGGCCGTGGCGCGAGCTGGGGCGGACCGAGCTGACGCCGGAGGTGCTGGGCGGGCGCCTGGAGGCCTATGTGGACGGGCTGTTGGAGCGGTACGCCTGAGACCTTCCTCGCGGGCCGTCAGAGTTCCGGGGCCGCTCTCACCACTCCCGCGGCGACCGCGGCGGTCAGGGTGGTGTGGTCGGTGACGGTCTGGTCGGCGTAGGTCCGGGCGAACTCGGCGACGGCCTGGTCGAAGGTGTCGGACTTGCCCAGATAGGCGGCGATGGCGATGCGGTCGCCGGAGCGGGCGTGGGCCCGCGCGAGGGCGGTGCCGCAGAGGCGGGCGTACGAGGTGAGGGCGGCCGGGGTCATACCGGCGACGCCCGCCGAGCCCTTCATGTCGCGCAGCTGGCGCCAGTAGAAGGCCCGCCCCTGGGGCCCGGTCATCCAGCCCAGGAAGATGTCACTGGCCGCCTGGAGCAGGCGCTGGCCGACCACCACGCGGTGTCCTTGGTGGACGTAGGGGCCACGCGGCAGATGTTCTTCCAGTACGGAGTTCCGCGCCTCCTTGATCTGCAGGAACAGCGGGTCGTCCGCGTCCCGTCCGGCGAGCAGGACGATGAAGCAGCGGGTGCCGACACTGCCGACGCCGACGACCTTGCGGGCGGCGTCGACGAAGCGGTAGCGGTCCAGCAGGAGGCGGCGCTCCTCGGAGAGGGTGGAGCGGTAGTCGCTGAAGATCTTGCGCAGGGACGCCATGTCGGAGGTGCCGGCGGGCTCCAGCAGCGGTGGGTCGTTGATGATGCGGTGGCGTCCGTCGACGACCTCCGTCAGCTTGCCGAGCGCCTGAAGGCTGGTGCGGCGGCGGGCCCGGGTCAGGCTCGACTCGACGCGCTTTCGGTGCCGGGCCGAGCGGACGAGCGGGAGCAGGGTGTCGGCGTCCGTCCGCTCGTACCAGACGGCCAGTTCGCCGAGCCCCGCGAGTCGGTGCATGGACGTGCGGTACGCGGCCGTCGCCTCCACGGCGGCGCGGTGCGCCTTCGGCTCGCTGTGGCCGTTCTCGCGGGCGGCCACGACGACGCTCGCGGCGAGCCGTTTGACGTCCCATTCGAACGGGCCGGGGAACGTCTCGTCGAAGTCGTTCAGGTCGAAGAGCAGGGAGCGTTCCGGTGAGGCGTACAGGCCGAAGTTGAGGAGGTGCGCGTCGCCGCAGAGTTGCACGGTGAGGCCGGTGCGGGGCTGGGCGGCGAGGTCCGCGGCCATCACCGCGGCGGCGCCGCGCAGGAAGGCGAAGGGGGAGGCGGTCATACGGCCGTAGCGGATCGGGAGGAGTTCCGGGAGGCGGTCGCGGCCCTGGCGCTCCAGTACGGCGACGGGGTCCGGGCGGTCGATGGAGGGGATCCAGGTGGCGTGGGCGGAGCGGGGGGTGCGTTTGCGGGCGGCTCGGCCTTGGGTGGCTCGGTCGGCGGGAGTGCGGGGCGTGCTGGTGCCGGGGGTGGTCATCTGCCGCCCTGCCTGTGCATCGCGCCTCCCGGGTCTGGCGTGCCACCTCCTGCTCCTGTTCGCAGGGAAGCGTGGGACGGGGGGTGGCGCATGTCGGGTACGGCGATCGGGTGACGGGGTGTGGGTGCCCCCGAGGGTTTTCGCCCCCGCCGCCCTTATCCGTTCCCATCCCCAGGGGCTGCCGCCCCTTCGACCCCGCCCCAGGGGGCTCCGCCCCCTGGACCCCCATCGGCCCTGAAGGGGCCTCGTCCTCAAACGCCGGACGGGCTGAAAGATGCAGGCCGTTGTCAGTGGGGGCGGGGAGGATGTGAGGCAGCGGATGAGTGGAGGTCGGTATGGGTGGTGGGCCGGAGCGGTATGTGGGGGTCGGGGAGCGGCGGGGGCGGATCGGGGTGCGGCATCTGCTCGGGCGGGAGGTGAGGGCTGGGCGGCCGGAGGAGGTGGCCGCGGCGCTTGTTGCCTTGCACGGGAGTGATCCGGCGACCGTGTATCTGGCCGTGGGGGCTCGGTTGGCGGAGTCGGTGAAGACCGTGGGTGAGACCGAGCGGGCGTTGTACGAGGATCGTGCGCTGGTGCGGATGCACGGCATGCGGCACACGGTGTTCGTGTTCCCCGCCGAGCTGGTCGCGGTCGTGCACGCCTCGACGGGCGTGACCGTCGCCGCGCGGGAGCGTGCCTCGCTGGTCAAGGACATGGCCAAGGCGGGGGCGCCGGATGCCGTGTGGCTGGCGGAGGTCGAGGCGTCGGCGCTGGCCGCGCTGCGGCGGCGGGGTGAGGCGACGGCGTCCGAACTGGCCTTGGACGAGCCGCGGTTGCGGGAGCAGTTCGCGTACGCCGTGGGGAAGAGCTACGAGGGTGTGCACACCGTCTCGACGCGGCTGCTGAGGGTGTTGGGGGTCGAGGGGAAGGTCGTACGGGGGCGGCCGCTCGGTTCCTGGACGTCCTCGCAGTTCCGCTGGGCCGTGGCGCCCGCGCATCCGGAACTCGACGTCGCCGAGGCGCAGGCGGCCCTGCTCGGGCGCTGGCTCGCGGTGTGCGGGCCGGCCACGGAGGACGACCTCAAGTGGTGGACGGGCTGGAAGGTGACGGAGGTCCGGCGGGCGCTGGCCGCGATCGGGGCGCGGGCGGTGGCCCTGGACGAGGGCACGGGGTGGGTCACGGCGCAGGACGTCGAGCCGGTGGCCGGGCCCGTGGAGCCC
Above is a window of Streptomyces sp. NBC_00490 DNA encoding:
- a CDS encoding winged helix DNA-binding domain-containing protein; translation: MGGGPERYVGVGERRGRIGVRHLLGREVRAGRPEEVAAALVALHGSDPATVYLAVGARLAESVKTVGETERALYEDRALVRMHGMRHTVFVFPAELVAVVHASTGVTVAARERASLVKDMAKAGAPDAVWLAEVEASALAALRRRGEATASELALDEPRLREQFAYAVGKSYEGVHTVSTRLLRVLGVEGKVVRGRPLGSWTSSQFRWAVAPAHPELDVAEAQAALLGRWLAVCGPATEDDLKWWTGWKVTEVRRALAAIGARAVALDEGTGWVTAQDVEPVAGPVEPWAALLPALDPTAMGWRQRDWYLAPELRPLLFDRSGNVGPTVWWNGRVVGGWAQRADGEIVWRVLEREGVGREAEAAIEAEAERLRGWVGATRVTPRFRTPLERELAA
- a CDS encoding DUF2252 domain-containing protein, with translation MTTPGTSTPRTPADRATQGRAARKRTPRSAHATWIPSIDRPDPVAVLERQGRDRLPELLPIRYGRMTASPFAFLRGAAAVMAADLAAQPRTGLTVQLCGDAHLLNFGLYASPERSLLFDLNDFDETFPGPFEWDVKRLAASVVVAARENGHSEPKAHRAAVEATAAYRTSMHRLAGLGELAVWYERTDADTLLPLVRSARHRKRVESSLTRARRRTSLQALGKLTEVVDGRHRIINDPPLLEPAGTSDMASLRKIFSDYRSTLSEERRLLLDRYRFVDAARKVVGVGSVGTRCFIVLLAGRDADDPLFLQIKEARNSVLEEHLPRGPYVHQGHRVVVGQRLLQAASDIFLGWMTGPQGRAFYWRQLRDMKGSAGVAGMTPAALTSYARLCGTALARAHARSGDRIAIAAYLGKSDTFDQAVAEFARTYADQTVTDHTTLTAAVAAGVVRAAPEL